A genomic window from Methanobrevibacter boviskoreani JH1 includes:
- the thsA gene encoding thermosome subunit alpha: protein MAQQGQPIFILPEGTNRLLGKDAQRNNILAAKVLAETVRTTLGPKGMDKMLVDGLGDIVVTNDGVTILKEMDIDHPAAKMLVEVAKTQEDEVGDGTTTAVIIAGELLKQSEELLDMDIHPTIIAMGYRQAAEKAQEILDEIAISDIDTETLEKVAMTAMTGKGTEKAREPLAKLVVQAVEQVEEDGKVDIDHIKIEKKEGAVVEDSELVQGVIIDKERVHQGMPSEIDGAKIAILNSALEVKETEVDAEIRITDPNQMQAFIEQEENMLKEMVAKISDAGANVLFCQKGIDDLAQHYLSKAGILAVRRVKKSDIEKLSRATGANIVSNVEDLTSDDLGEAGSVIEKKVSGEDMIFVEDCKEPKAVTLLVRGSTKHVADEIKRAIEDAIGVVAATIEDGQVVAGGGAPEVAIAKRLKDYAESISGREQLAVNAFAESLEVVPKTLAENAGIDSIDSLVDLRAAHENSTTMGLNVFNGKVTDMKEAGVVEPKRVKKQAIQSASEAAEMILRIDDVIASSSEGPDPSQMGGAPGAGGMPPMM, encoded by the coding sequence ATGGCACAACAAGGTCAACCAATATTCATTTTACCTGAAGGTACTAACAGGTTATTAGGTAAAGATGCACAAAGAAATAATATTTTAGCTGCTAAAGTTTTAGCTGAAACCGTAAGAACTACATTAGGTCCAAAAGGTATGGATAAAATGTTAGTAGACGGACTTGGAGATATTGTAGTAACTAACGATGGAGTTACTATCTTAAAAGAAATGGATATCGACCATCCTGCAGCAAAAATGCTTGTTGAAGTAGCAAAAACACAAGAAGATGAAGTAGGAGACGGAACTACTACTGCTGTTATCATTGCAGGAGAATTATTAAAACAATCTGAAGAATTATTAGATATGGATATTCACCCAACCATTATTGCAATGGGATACAGACAAGCTGCTGAAAAAGCTCAAGAAATTTTAGATGAGATTGCAATTAGCGATATTGATACTGAAACCTTAGAAAAAGTTGCAATGACTGCAATGACCGGTAAAGGAACTGAAAAAGCTCGTGAACCTCTTGCAAAATTAGTTGTTCAAGCTGTTGAACAAGTCGAAGAAGACGGAAAAGTAGATATTGACCACATTAAAATCGAGAAGAAAGAGGGTGCAGTTGTCGAAGATTCTGAATTAGTACAAGGTGTAATTATTGATAAAGAAAGAGTACACCAAGGTATGCCTTCAGAAATTGACGGTGCAAAAATCGCTATCTTAAACTCTGCTCTTGAAGTTAAAGAAACCGAAGTAGATGCAGAAATCAGAATCACAGATCCAAATCAAATGCAAGCATTTATTGAACAAGAAGAAAACATGTTAAAAGAAATGGTTGCAAAAATCTCCGATGCTGGAGCAAATGTATTATTCTGTCAAAAAGGTATTGATGACTTAGCTCAACACTACTTATCCAAAGCAGGAATCTTAGCTGTAAGAAGAGTTAAAAAATCAGATATTGAAAAATTATCAAGAGCTACCGGTGCAAACATCGTCAGTAATGTTGAAGATTTAACTAGTGACGATTTAGGTGAGGCTGGTTCAGTAATCGAGAAAAAAGTCTCTGGTGAAGATATGATCTTTGTAGAAGATTGTAAAGAACCTAAAGCTGTAACCTTACTTGTAAGAGGTAGTACCAAACATGTTGCAGACGAAATCAAAAGGGCTATTGAAGATGCTATTGGTGTAGTTGCTGCAACTATTGAAGATGGTCAAGTAGTTGCTGGAGGAGGAGCTCCTGAAGTAGCTATTGCAAAAAGATTAAAAGACTATGCTGAATCAATCAGTGGAAGAGAACAATTAGCTGTAAATGCATTTGCAGAAAGTTTAGAAGTTGTACCAAAAACTTTAGCTGAAAATGCAGGTATTGACAGTATCGATTCATTAGTAGATTTAAGAGCTGCTCATGAAAACTCAACCACCATGGGATTAAATGTATTCAATGGTAAAGTCACTGATATGAAAGAAGCTGGTGTTGTAGAACCTAAACGTGTCAAAAAACAAGCTATTCAATCTGCTTCCGAAGCTGCTGAAATGATTTTAAGAATCGACGATGTTATCGCATCT
- a CDS encoding hydroxymethylglutaryl-CoA synthase, translating into MVGIVGYGAYVPSYRIKVEEIAKVWGDEPEQYKKGLVVNEKSVPAPDEDAVTIAVMAARNAVRRAQIDPKDIGSVYVGSESHPYAVKPTATIVADAIDATPNLTAADLEFACKAGTAGIQMNMGLVGSDMIKYGLAIGADTSQGAPGDALEYTASAGGAAYIIGKENTIADITRTCSFTTDTPDFYRREGQTYPSHGGRFTGKPAYYRHVFGAAKRMLEMSETSAEDYDYCCFHQPNGKFYIRAARTLGFKPEQYEQGLLTPYIGNTYSGAVPLGLSHILDIAKPGDKIFVVSYGSGAGSDAFTIEVNDRIDEVRDLAPKTDDYLNEKHYVDYAVYAKYKGKIRMS; encoded by the coding sequence ATGGTAGGAATCGTAGGTTATGGTGCTTATGTACCTTCTTATAGGATTAAGGTTGAAGAAATTGCTAAAGTATGGGGTGATGAACCTGAACAATATAAGAAAGGTTTAGTTGTTAACGAAAAATCAGTACCTGCTCCTGATGAAGATGCTGTTACTATTGCAGTTATGGCTGCTAGAAATGCAGTAAGAAGAGCTCAAATAGATCCTAAAGATATTGGATCAGTATATGTTGGATCTGAATCCCACCCATATGCAGTTAAACCAACTGCTACTATTGTTGCAGATGCAATTGATGCAACTCCAAATTTAACTGCCGCAGATTTAGAATTTGCTTGTAAAGCAGGAACTGCAGGTATTCAGATGAATATGGGTTTAGTTGGATCTGATATGATTAAATATGGTTTAGCTATCGGTGCAGATACTTCCCAAGGTGCACCTGGTGATGCATTAGAATATACTGCATCCGCTGGAGGAGCTGCTTATATAATTGGTAAGGAAAATACAATTGCAGATATTACAAGAACCTGCAGTTTTACTACAGATACTCCTGATTTTTACAGAAGAGAAGGTCAGACTTATCCTTCACATGGTGGAAGATTCACCGGTAAACCTGCATATTATAGACATGTATTTGGTGCAGCAAAAAGAATGTTGGAAATGTCCGAGACTAGTGCGGAAGATTATGATTATTGTTGTTTCCACCAACCTAATGGTAAATTCTATATTAGAGCTGCTAGAACCTTAGGATTTAAACCAGAACAATATGAACAAGGTTTATTAACACCTTATATTGGTAATACCTATTCTGGTGCTGTTCCTTTAGGTTTATCACATATTTTAGATATTGCAAAACCTGGAGATAAAATATTTGTAGTAAGTTATGGTTCAGGTGCTGGTAGTGATGCATTCACTATTGAAGTGAATGATAGAATTGATGAAGTTAGGGATTTAGCTCCTAAAACTGATGATTATCTTAATGAGAAACATTATGTTGATTATGCAGTTTATGCTAAATATAAAGGTAAAATTAGAATGTCATAG
- a CDS encoding thiolase domain-containing protein encodes MRDVAIIGVSQTKFGELWDSSFRSLVADAGIEAIVDSNIGGDDIDAMYVGNMSSGLFVNQEHIASLISDHMGLNPIPCTRVEAACASGSLALRQGILAVASGYHDVVVSAGVEKMTDVVDATPAIATASDVEWEAQQGATFPSLYAMIAKRHMYEYGTTREQLAEFAVVAHHNASNNPRAQFPFEITVDKALNSTMVADPLTLFDCSPVSDGAAAVVLCPAEDAKKYTDTPIYVKASQQASGTIALHDRRDMTTIDSTVYASRKAYKQAGVTVKDIDLAEVHDCFTINGLLAVEDLGFCKKGEGGKVIADGQTRIDGDHPINPSGGLKARGHPLGATGLAQAAEVVWQLRGEAGKRQVEGAELGLTHNVGGTGGTCAVHILGVDPN; translated from the coding sequence ATGAGAGATGTAGCAATTATAGGAGTTTCACAAACAAAATTTGGAGAATTATGGGATTCATCATTTAGATCCCTTGTTGCAGATGCTGGTATTGAAGCTATTGTAGACTCTAATATTGGTGGAGATGATATTGATGCAATGTATGTTGGTAATATGTCATCTGGTTTATTTGTAAACCAAGAACATATTGCATCACTTATATCTGACCATATGGGTTTAAATCCAATTCCATGTACAAGAGTTGAGGCAGCATGTGCATCCGGAAGTCTAGCATTAAGACAGGGTATTTTAGCTGTGGCTTCAGGATATCATGATGTGGTTGTATCTGCTGGTGTTGAAAAAATGACTGATGTTGTTGATGCTACACCTGCTATTGCAACAGCTTCTGATGTGGAATGGGAAGCTCAGCAAGGTGCAACTTTCCCTTCATTATATGCAATGATTGCAAAAAGACATATGTATGAATATGGTACTACAAGAGAACAACTTGCAGAATTTGCAGTAGTTGCTCATCACAATGCATCTAACAATCCTAGGGCACAGTTCCCATTTGAGATTACCGTGGATAAGGCATTAAACTCAACAATGGTTGCGGATCCTTTAACTTTATTCGATTGTTCACCTGTTTCTGACGGTGCTGCTGCTGTTGTTTTATGTCCGGCTGAGGATGCTAAGAAATATACTGATACTCCAATTTATGTAAAAGCTTCACAACAGGCTTCAGGTACTATTGCACTTCATGATAGAAGGGATATGACTACTATTGATTCTACTGTTTATGCTTCAAGAAAAGCATATAAACAAGCTGGAGTAACTGTAAAGGATATAGATCTTGCAGAGGTACATGATTGTTTCACAATCAATGGTTTACTTGCTGTTGAGGATTTAGGATTCTGTAAGAAAGGTGAAGGTGGAAAAGTTATTGCAGATGGTCAAACAAGAATTGATGGTGATCATCCAATTAACCCATCAGGTGGTTTAAAAGCTAGAGGTCACCCATTAGGTGCAACTGGTCTTGCTCAGGCAGCTGAGGTTGTATGGCAATTAAGAGGAGAAGCTGGAAAACGTCAAGTAGAAGGTGCAGAACTCGGACTCACTCATAATGTAGGTGGTACCGGAGGTACCTGTGCTGTACATATTTTAGGTGTTGACCCTAACTAA
- a CDS encoding flavodoxin → MVNNLVAYFSCTGTSKNAAIKLANVVDGDLFEILPETPYSSDDLDYRNPESRNVKERDGKEIPKVSTKVNDMDQYDTVYLVFPIWWYVAPKIINSFLEEYDLSGKRIVVSYTSGGSSLGNTIPELEPSAPGAEFIPGVRFSSSDSEEDIKSKLNL, encoded by the coding sequence ATGGTAAACAATTTAGTTGCATATTTCTCATGTACTGGTACCAGTAAAAATGCCGCTATTAAATTGGCAAATGTTGTTGATGGAGATTTATTTGAAATCCTTCCAGAAACACCTTACTCCTCAGATGATTTGGATTATAGGAATCCTGAAAGTCGTAATGTTAAAGAGAGGGATGGTAAGGAAATTCCGAAGGTATCTACAAAGGTAAATGACATGGATCAATACGATACGGTTTATTTGGTATTTCCAATATGGTGGTATGTGGCACCTAAGATAATCAATAGTTTCCTTGAAGAATATGATTTGTCCGGTAAAAGGATTGTTGTATCCTATACCTCAGGTGGAAGTAGCCTTGGAAACACTATTCCGGAACTTGAACCATCTGCACCAGGTGCAGAATTTATTCCGGGAGTAAGATTCAGCTCCTCTGATTCTGAGGAGGATATTAAGTCAAAATTAAACCTCTAA
- a CDS encoding GNAT family N-acetyltransferase, whose amino-acid sequence MEIQRAEYNDIEEILDLQYKAFITQARKTRDYSIEPLHQTVSNVQEEFDNGLILKATDDEGKIIGSVRSVTEDNTVHISKLFVDPKLKNCGLGSTLLNTIEAESNAERAELFTNSLCTKNISFYKKNGYTPYKFEYMPELALKFDFIFLEKYLT is encoded by the coding sequence ATGGAAATTCAAAGAGCTGAATATAATGACATAGAAGAAATTTTGGATTTACAATATAAGGCATTTATAACTCAGGCTAGAAAGACTAGGGATTATTCCATAGAGCCTCTTCATCAAACAGTATCAAATGTACAAGAGGAGTTTGATAATGGTTTGATTTTAAAAGCTACTGATGATGAGGGCAAAATAATAGGTTCTGTTAGAAGTGTAACTGAGGACAATACAGTTCATATTAGTAAGTTGTTTGTTGATCCTAAATTGAAAAACTGTGGATTGGGTAGTACTTTACTTAATACTATTGAAGCAGAATCTAATGCAGAAAGAGCAGAGTTGTTTACAAATTCCTTATGCACCAAAAATATAAGTTTCTATAAGAAGAATGGTTACACTCCATATAAATTTGAATATATGCCTGAATTGGCTTTAAAGTTCGATTTCATATTTCTTGAAAAATATCTAACTTAA